In one window of Denticeps clupeoides chromosome 2, fDenClu1.1, whole genome shotgun sequence DNA:
- the LOC114784793 gene encoding SH2 domain-containing protein 1B isoform X3 — protein sequence MDHPVYHGPISRTRCEELLAKKGMDGSYLIRDSETIQGAMCLCVFKQKIVYTYRILQTHTGHYTLQTSAGVEEKFFKSLEDMIKHYNKRNKGLVVHLRHAVKRKVIPEHPPIPNEEVDYEDVESSEYVEVLPS from the exons ATGGATCATCCAGTGTACCACGGGCCAATCAGCAGAACGAGATGTGAAGAACTACTTGCCAAGAAAGGAATGGATGGATCTTATTTGATAAGAGACAGTGAAACTATTCAGGGtgccatgtgtctgtgtgtttt CAAGCAAAAGATTGTATATACCTACCGAATCCTACAGACTCACACTGGACACTACACCTTACAG ACGAGTGCAGGTGTAGAGGAGAAGTTCTTCAAAAGCCTAGAAGATATGATCAAACACTACAATAAAAGGAACAAAGGGTTGGTAGTCCACCTTCGTCATGCTGTCAAGCGTAAAGTTATACCTGAACATCCTCCCATACCAAACGAAGAAGTGGATTATGAAG ATGTTGAATCTTCCGAATATGTTGAAGTGCTCCCATCTTGA